The proteins below are encoded in one region of Rhododendron vialii isolate Sample 1 chromosome 7a, ASM3025357v1:
- the LOC131334607 gene encoding probable serine/threonine-protein kinase PBL16 yields the protein MDLASDLVKYTYEDLNSITGGFCTENFIGYTKSGKVFRGKIQQVLKTQVVTVKIWVDAGSWITSPHRQVSRWEKEIKLRTDPDVKGHPNMVKLIGC from the exons ATGGACTTAGCTAGTGATTTGGTTAAGTACACCTATGAAGACTTGAACTCTATCACTGGGGGCTTCTGTACCGAAAACTTTATTGGGTATACCAAATCTGGAAAGGTGTTCCGGGGAAAGATTCAGCAAGTTTTGAAGACTCAAGTGGTTACTGTGAAAATATGGGTAGATGCTGGGAGTTGGATAACTAGTCCACATCGTCAAGTATCTAGATGGGAA AAAGAAATCAAGCTACGGACAGATCCAGATGTGAAAGGGCATCCAAACATGGTAAAGTTGATTGGGTGCTGA
- the LOC131334879 gene encoding probable serine/threonine-protein kinase PBL4 gives MVTSLFVFLDDFTWIHGIKVALGFARLLEFLHDKGLWVHNITPDHLLVDQAFSLKLFDFGVLVGGVFGEISYHKHEGGSAGYIDLHGVEIGDQSDKRDVFSYGSVLLGLIAKKVYDEEEHLRLGLKHLICFWAWVEYNKKPKSKFLLFRSKKDIKDLTLTYWGVYKERKSKSLVHESLKSDPSFDAGDRVEFTELAMHCVQRSLEQQPTMKEVVSCLKSLKCFGDVPLG, from the exons ATGGTAACTAGCCTTTTTGTGTTTCTAGATGATTTTACATGGATTCATGGAATCAAGGTAGCTCTTGGGTTTGCACGCCTCCTTGAATTTTTGCATGATAAAGGACTTTGGGTTCACAACATTACTCCGGATCATTTACTGGTTGACCAG GCTTTCAGTCTAAAACTATTTGACTTTGGTGTGCTTGTTGGTGGAGTTTTTGGTGAAATTTCTTACCATAAACACGAAGGGGGAAGTGCTGGCTATATTGATCTGCATGGCGTTGAGATAG GTGATCAGTCAGACAAAAGAGATGTTTTTTCGTATGGTTCTGTACTTCTGGGGCTTATCGCAAAAAAGGTGTATGATGAAGAGGAGCATCTTCGTCTGGGATTGAAGCATTTAATTTGTTTCTGGGCCTGGGTAGAGTACAACAAAAAACCCAAGTCTAAGTTCTTGTTGTTTCGCAGCAAAAAAGACATCAAAGACCTCACTCTCACGTACTGGGGAGTGTACAAAGAACGCAAGTCTAAGTCACTTGTGCACGAAAGCCTTAAGAGTGATCCATCCTTTGATGCTGGTGACAGAGTTGAATTCACAGAACTGGCCATGCACTGTGTGCAACGAAGCTTGGAGCAGCAACCAACCATGAAAGAAGTAGTTTCTTGTTTGAAAAGTCTCAAATGTTTTGGTGATGTTCCCTTAGGTTAG